In the Nitrososphaerota archaeon genome, one interval contains:
- a CDS encoding P-loop NTPase — protein sequence MKQITILSGKGGTGKTTITAAFAVLAKKAVVADCDVDAPDLHMLLHPEVLETKEFRGSKIAVIDEMECVKCDICREKCRFDAITQDLTVNPFSCEGCGVCTIVCPVKAVSLTERISGYAYISKIKYGFMVHALLNPGESNSGKLATVVRQNAKLLAEKEGSSLIIIDGPPGIGCPVIASVTGVDAALVVTEPTMSGIHDLERALQLLRYFNVRPFACVNMYDVNMDNASKISTFCEENGVEVVGNIPFNPVVTEAMVNGKAIVEYSPECDVAKEIAAIWDRLGAELLF from the coding sequence TTGAAACAAATAACAATTTTAAGCGGGAAGGGTGGAACGGGCAAAACAACCATAACCGCAGCCTTCGCTGTTCTGGCGAAAAAAGCTGTGGTCGCAGACTGCGATGTTGATGCTCCAGATCTTCACATGCTTTTGCATCCAGAAGTCCTCGAAACAAAAGAGTTTAGGGGTTCGAAAATAGCGGTTATCGACGAAATGGAATGTGTTAAATGCGACATCTGCAGAGAAAAATGCCGATTCGACGCCATAACCCAAGACCTCACGGTGAATCCTTTCTCCTGTGAAGGATGTGGCGTCTGCACAATCGTCTGTCCGGTAAAAGCTGTATCATTAACTGAAAGAATTTCGGGCTACGCCTACATCTCAAAGATAAAATATGGGTTTATGGTTCACGCCCTACTTAACCCAGGTGAATCGAACTCTGGGAAACTTGCGACGGTGGTTAGGCAGAATGCCAAACTGTTGGCTGAAAAAGAGGGAAGCAGTCTCATAATTATTGACGGCCCGCCTGGAATCGGCTGCCCAGTCATAGCTTCCGTTACAGGCGTAGATGCAGCTTTAGTGGTAACCGAGCCTACGATGTCGGGTATTCACGACTTAGAAAGAGCGCTACAGCTCCTAAGATACTTCAATGTTCGACCCTTCGCTTGCGTGAATATGTATGATGTAAATATGGATAATGCCTCTAAAATTTCTACGTTCTGCGAGGAGAATGGTGTGGAAGTTGTTGGTAACATACCTTTCAATCCTGTGGTTACGGAGGCTATGGTCAATGGAAAAGCGATAGTTGAATATTCTCCGGAATGTGATGTTGCGAAAGAGATAGCGGCCATCTGGGACAGACTTGGAGCGGAATTATTGTTCTAG
- a CDS encoding P-loop NTPase → MIVAVASGKGGAGKTSVAVNLAISIGNAQLVDCDVEEPNAHLLLNPEITRAEPVCRLVPFVKEELCDYCGKCAAFCQYNAILALLERILVFPELCHGCGGCILICPKKAIEEGKNRIGVIKEGFTDDLKIVFGELEVGEPMAGPLIREVKKRLDKSRNVILDAPPGTSCPVVETVKGSDFCILVTEPTPFGLHDLKITVKVLEDMRIPHGVVVNRAGIGDKKVYEYCKGKGIPVLLEIPYLRKIAELYSRGVPFSLEMPEWADRFQELFEDIKGLVGS, encoded by the coding sequence GTGATAGTGGCTGTTGCGAGTGGAAAAGGTGGCGCAGGCAAAACTTCTGTAGCGGTTAACTTGGCAATCTCCATAGGAAATGCCCAATTAGTGGATTGTGATGTTGAAGAACCAAATGCCCACTTGCTTCTAAATCCAGAAATAACCCGCGCAGAGCCGGTCTGTAGACTTGTTCCCTTCGTGAAGGAGGAGTTATGCGATTATTGTGGAAAATGTGCGGCTTTCTGCCAATACAACGCCATTCTAGCCCTTCTAGAAAGAATTTTAGTATTTCCAGAACTCTGCCACGGCTGCGGAGGATGCATCTTAATATGCCCTAAAAAAGCTATTGAGGAAGGAAAAAATAGGATCGGGGTTATTAAAGAGGGCTTCACAGACGATTTAAAGATTGTTTTCGGCGAGCTTGAAGTTGGCGAACCGATGGCTGGCCCATTAATTAGAGAGGTGAAAAAGCGTCTGGATAAGAGCAGAAATGTTATTTTAGATGCCCCACCTGGAACAAGCTGCCCCGTGGTTGAAACGGTTAAGGGCAGCGACTTCTGTATTCTTGTAACCGAACCGACACCATTCGGGCTTCATGACTTGAAGATAACTGTTAAAGTTTTAGAGGATATGAGGATTCCCCACGGTGTTGTGGTTAACCGGGCTGGAATAGGCGACAAGAAAGTTTATGAATACTGTAAGGGAAAAGGTATACCGGTTCTGCTTGAAATCCCTTATCTGAGAAAGATTGCAGAGCTTTACTCGAGAGGAGTTCCATTCAGCTTAGAAATGCCCGAGTGGGCCGATAGATTCCAAGAATTATTTGAAGACATTAAGGGGTTGGTGGGCAGTTGA
- a CDS encoding dinitrogenase iron-molybdenum cofactor, which translates to MKERVVIPAEDGNGLNARLSEHFGRAPYFIIVELEEGNILNVQVVPNEGEHFGGFGRPADRILQLGPNVVITYGMGPRALSIFQEAGIAILRASADTVKDVVEAYRQDKLEELTEGCHHARHR; encoded by the coding sequence TTGAAGGAGAGAGTAGTTATACCGGCTGAAGATGGAAATGGGCTTAACGCTAGATTGTCGGAGCATTTTGGCAGAGCCCCCTACTTTATAATCGTTGAATTGGAGGAGGGCAATATACTAAACGTTCAAGTGGTGCCAAATGAAGGCGAGCACTTCGGCGGATTCGGAAGACCCGCAGACCGCATTCTACAACTTGGTCCGAACGTAGTAATCACCTACGGAATGGGCCCTAGAGCGCTAAGCATATTTCAAGAAGCAGGGATAGCCATCTTGAGAGCCAGCGCAGACACGGTTAAAGATGTCGTCGAAGCATACAGACAGGATAAGCTTGAAGAGTTAACAGAAGGTTGCCACCACGCACGCCACCGATAA
- a CDS encoding dinitrogenase iron-molybdenum cofactor biosynthesis protein, which yields MRICVSATADSLDAPVDPRFGRCPYFIIVDSETMQFEAVPNPASSAMGGAGIQAAQIIANKGVKVVITGSVGPNAFQALSAAGIKIVTGAAGTVREVVEKYKRGELKETNAPTVGGHFGMGMGRGRGWRRGVW from the coding sequence ATGAGGATTTGCGTATCTGCGACAGCAGATAGCTTAGACGCGCCCGTAGATCCAAGATTTGGGCGATGCCCATACTTCATTATAGTGGATTCGGAAACTATGCAGTTTGAGGCTGTTCCAAATCCCGCTTCAAGCGCAATGGGTGGCGCTGGAATACAAGCAGCACAAATCATAGCGAATAAAGGGGTTAAAGTGGTTATAACTGGATCTGTAGGGCCTAACGCTTTTCAAGCTCTGTCGGCTGCAGGGATAAAAATTGTAACAGGTGCGGCTGGAACTGTGAGGGAAGTTGTTGAAAAATATAAGAGAGGGGAGCTTAAGGAGACAAATGCTCCAACTGTTGGCGGGCATTTTGGAATGGGGATGGGCAGAGGACGTGGTTGGAGGCGAGGAGTGTGGTAG
- a CDS encoding Mrp/NBP35 family ATP-binding protein, whose protein sequence is MSAECDGKCESCSKRSDCTDQRKEMWEEQQRLKQNISKIKHKIAIISGKGGVGKSTVTVNLAMAFAMQAQANRVGILDADIHGPSIPKMLGLRGQRLQVLPAGIIFPVIGPLGIKVVSMDFLLPSDDSPVIWRGPLKMRAIQQFLSDITWGELDFLFVDLPPGTGDEPLSIMQLIPDMEGVVIVTIPSEVSQIVVKKAVTFARKLNIPVIGIVENMSGFVCPKCGAEVNIFKTGGGRKIAEELDVPFLGGIPIDPEICVDSDDGNPFIVRHPESPASKAFMDIVKKIEKYSEEWRPFWTPLKPITPKETGNENVKEVN, encoded by the coding sequence ATGAGCGCTGAATGTGACGGCAAGTGCGAATCATGTTCTAAAAGAAGTGATTGCACAGATCAGCGAAAGGAGATGTGGGAAGAGCAGCAGAGGCTAAAGCAGAATATAAGTAAGATCAAGCATAAAATAGCTATTATAAGCGGGAAAGGTGGTGTTGGAAAAAGTACCGTGACAGTAAATCTTGCGATGGCTTTTGCAATGCAAGCCCAGGCAAACCGCGTTGGTATCCTCGATGCTGATATTCACGGCCCAAGCATTCCGAAAATGCTCGGCTTGAGAGGGCAGAGGCTTCAGGTTCTCCCTGCTGGGATAATATTTCCCGTTATTGGACCACTGGGAATAAAGGTGGTTTCTATGGACTTTCTACTTCCAAGCGACGACTCGCCAGTAATCTGGCGGGGGCCTTTAAAGATGAGGGCTATCCAACAGTTTCTCTCCGATATAACTTGGGGAGAACTCGACTTCCTTTTTGTAGATCTTCCTCCAGGAACAGGCGACGAGCCCTTAAGCATCATGCAACTTATCCCAGACATGGAAGGCGTTGTTATAGTAACTATACCATCAGAAGTTTCCCAGATTGTTGTTAAAAAAGCTGTGACGTTCGCTAGGAAGTTGAATATCCCGGTGATTGGCATCGTTGAAAACATGAGCGGTTTTGTTTGTCCAAAATGTGGAGCAGAAGTAAACATATTCAAAACAGGTGGTGGACGAAAGATCGCCGAAGAGTTAGATGTCCCATTCTTAGGAGGTATACCAATAGACCCAGAGATATGCGTGGACTCGGATGACGGAAACCCCTTCATAGTTAGGCATCCAGAATCACCAGCCTCAAAAGCCTTCATGGACATCGTTAAGAAAATCGAAAAGTATTCGGAGGAGTGGAGACCCTTTTGGACCCCGCTTAAACCAATCACACCTAAGGAGACTGGAAATGAGAACGTTAAAGAGGTGAATTAA
- a CDS encoding AsnC family transcriptional regulator, which produces MDEVDRRIIAQLQMDGRATLKELAKSVEFTSTGVKKRLQRLIQQNGIKVTTLINPFFFKLYPAVVLLEMESAEAMQKLLERFKDCPRVINIFKTIGGYNLIALVVAENQDTLESISIEKCSLRSSAGIRRSEFYPIGEVYFTPFLQVREHLTHKEKEKAPCNVDCKPCRRYINNKCVGCPATEHYKGTL; this is translated from the coding sequence TTGGATGAAGTTGATAGAAGGATAATCGCCCAACTTCAAATGGATGGTAGAGCTACTCTAAAAGAGCTAGCCAAGAGTGTTGAGTTTACAAGCACGGGAGTAAAGAAGAGGCTTCAAAGGCTTATCCAACAAAACGGCATAAAAGTGACCACTTTAATTAACCCTTTCTTTTTCAAACTTTACCCTGCTGTTGTCCTTTTAGAGATGGAAAGCGCAGAAGCGATGCAAAAACTTCTTGAACGCTTCAAAGACTGCCCAAGAGTAATCAACATATTCAAAACAATAGGCGGCTACAACCTAATAGCCCTAGTTGTAGCAGAAAACCAAGACACACTAGAGAGCATATCCATAGAGAAATGCTCACTGAGAAGCAGCGCAGGCATACGTAGATCAGAATTCTACCCTATCGGCGAAGTCTATTTTACGCCATTCCTTCAAGTACGGGAGCACCTAACCCACAAAGAGAAAGAGAAAGCACCATGCAACGTGGACTGCAAACCCTGCAGACGCTACATAAACAATAAGTGCGTTGGATGTCCAGCAACGGAACATTATAAAGGAACATTATAA
- a CDS encoding sugar kinase: MSLVIVGTVPIKDLPLYVGTPKIECNMLILGEQRIPCTMGTAALFFASHLTCQTLGVAPPVWVTAGDIGDGVGSRIIYQHLASNIKTIKPKVLTLHYLLPIILLAKNMMVSIKEVKPALIADAGSMYVMKSIKAAKEFDLFTPDPGEMAFLADPRATHPAYIQHYLFESDTTNIPGLIEQAYKQGNVPRVLLVKGAKDYIAKEGKILAVIDQPNIPTLEPIGGTGDTITGIVSALIYSGLEVEKAAIIAAKTNRLAGKLANPTTATRVLEIALQIPKALVECLH; the protein is encoded by the coding sequence ATGAGTCTAGTTATAGTAGGTACAGTCCCAATTAAAGACCTACCTCTCTATGTAGGCACTCCTAAGATCGAATGTAACATGCTGATCTTAGGTGAACAGAGAATACCCTGCACTATGGGCACAGCAGCACTATTTTTCGCATCACACCTAACGTGCCAAACACTAGGCGTAGCCCCTCCGGTTTGGGTCACAGCAGGAGATATAGGCGATGGTGTCGGAAGCAGAATCATATACCAGCACTTAGCAAGTAACATAAAAACCATCAAACCCAAAGTCCTTACTCTACACTACCTTCTTCCTATCATCCTCTTAGCAAAGAACATGATGGTCTCAATAAAAGAAGTAAAGCCTGCTCTTATAGCCGACGCAGGCTCAATGTACGTTATGAAATCCATCAAAGCAGCAAAAGAATTCGATCTATTCACACCAGACCCAGGAGAAATGGCATTCCTTGCAGACCCTAGGGCGACACACCCAGCATACATACAACATTACCTCTTTGAATCTGACACAACTAACATACCAGGTCTGATTGAGCAAGCCTACAAACAAGGCAATGTACCCAGAGTCCTGCTAGTGAAAGGGGCTAAAGACTATATAGCCAAAGAAGGGAAAATACTTGCAGTCATAGATCAACCAAATATACCAACACTTGAACCCATAGGAGGTACAGGAGACACAATAACAGGAATAGTGTCAGCCCTAATCTACAGTGGTTTAGAGGTTGAGAAAGCAGCTATAATAGCAGCTAAAACCAATAGATTAGCTGGGAAGCTCGCTAACCCAACAACCGCAACACGTGTCTTAGAAATTGCCTTACAGATCCCTAAAGCTCTAGTAGAATGTCTACATTAA
- a CDS encoding DUF3343 domain-containing protein: protein MSSRGLITFEEVRQAFKAEAILKKANHDVKLVVPPPEFRRGCDLGVEFNINEQISIQRLLSINKIKYSEIISIDAATTKTLDAVKVFDFGDSVMVRCGALKITFEKGSGVIRNISGGGCPDVPYLYIELVGKKLSEAPKPRDVGFTLCALCLDRAFEEALRLYESSYSRYSPN from the coding sequence TTGAGCAGTAGAGGTCTGATCACATTCGAAGAAGTTAGACAAGCGTTCAAAGCAGAAGCTATACTAAAGAAAGCGAACCACGATGTAAAACTCGTAGTTCCTCCTCCAGAGTTTCGAAGAGGCTGCGACTTGGGTGTGGAATTCAATATAAATGAGCAGATAAGCATACAGCGTCTTCTCTCAATCAACAAGATAAAATACTCAGAAATAATTTCAATCGACGCTGCTACAACCAAGACACTTGATGCCGTTAAGGTCTTTGACTTTGGTGACTCAGTTATGGTTAGGTGTGGAGCGCTGAAGATAACATTCGAAAAAGGATCAGGTGTTATACGTAACATATCTGGTGGGGGTTGCCCAGACGTACCCTATCTCTACATCGAGCTGGTGGGGAAGAAGCTTTCAGAAGCCCCTAAGCCAAGAGACGTAGGCTTCACCCTCTGCGCCTTATGCCTTGATAGAGCGTTTGAGGAGGCTTTAAGACTCTATGAGTCTAGTTATAGTAGGTACAGTCCCAATTAA
- a CDS encoding transporter, translating into MVYAFAITTLIVGFIAGFLFQRTGQCFMGAYRDLYLFKDTHLLKGVAGFFIGALVGYIILMLIADPFTVINFPWALFNGLAAIPGSIVKAKDLLSVLIVGIVGGFGIGFFSVAMGGCPMRNHVMAAEGNLSSVAYVIGFWVGIPIIYLIINALGI; encoded by the coding sequence TTGGTATACGCATTCGCCATCACGACATTAATCGTCGGCTTTATAGCCGGTTTCCTATTCCAAAGAACTGGGCAATGTTTTATGGGAGCGTACCGAGACCTATACCTATTTAAAGACACTCATCTCCTAAAGGGTGTTGCAGGCTTCTTCATCGGCGCACTAGTCGGCTACATAATCTTAATGTTAATAGCAGACCCATTTACAGTAATCAACTTCCCTTGGGCTCTATTTAACGGCCTGGCAGCGATACCCGGAAGTATAGTTAAAGCAAAAGATCTGCTATCCGTTCTAATTGTTGGCATCGTAGGAGGATTTGGTATAGGTTTCTTCTCAGTAGCGATGGGAGGCTGTCCAATGCGCAACCACGTTATGGCAGCAGAGGGTAATCTAAGTTCAGTAGCGTATGTAATAGGCTTCTGGGTGGGAATACCAATAATATATTTGATCATAAACGCCCTAGGTATCTAA
- a CDS encoding cytochrome C, producing the protein MSQKIRVKTWQAGLIVGILSALAQSVYNLMPKSVEGVAAYKLAPVAYGFCMFCHVRDIVNIFMKNVFSFMTPAPISAVIPALTIVGLLLGAYFSAISTKSFNVRKTVNPVLAFIYGLLVASFAAILGACPIRIVLRAAYIDVIAFVGIAAMIVGAIVASELLLKRAGGG; encoded by the coding sequence ATGTCCCAAAAAATTAGGGTAAAAACATGGCAAGCAGGACTGATCGTTGGAATTTTATCAGCGCTCGCTCAGTCGGTCTACAATCTGATGCCTAAATCCGTAGAAGGTGTAGCTGCATATAAGCTAGCGCCTGTAGCCTATGGATTCTGTATGTTCTGCCATGTTCGCGATATCGTTAACATCTTCATGAAGAACGTCTTTTCATTCATGACACCAGCTCCAATCTCAGCTGTAATACCTGCGTTAACTATAGTGGGGCTTCTGCTAGGCGCATACTTTTCAGCTATCTCCACAAAGTCATTTAACGTGCGTAAGACAGTTAACCCAGTGCTTGCATTTATCTACGGTCTCTTGGTAGCATCGTTCGCAGCAATATTGGGCGCCTGCCCAATACGGATCGTCTTAAGAGCGGCATACATAGACGTAATCGCCTTCGTAGGTATAGCCGCTATGATCGTTGGTGCGATTGTGGCTTCGGAGCTTTTGCTGAAGAGAGCGGGGGGTGGTTAA